A genome region from Acinetobacter lwoffii includes the following:
- a CDS encoding alpha/beta hydrolase, with the protein MPEQIFLQGPAGQIEVFVDYPQGEVKGFAVVCHPHPLQGGTPQHKVPVLLAQMYLERGCIVYRPSFRGSGQSEGIHDEGFGETDDVLEVIRFARNQHIALPFYAGGFSFGAHVMAKSYAALPVELQPKQTILCGLPTATVAGIRHYVTPAIKGDILFIHGEADEVTLLSDMIEWAKPQRHLVTVLPGANHFFTGYLKQLRIAMTRYLALG; encoded by the coding sequence ATGCCCGAGCAAATTTTTCTTCAAGGGCCTGCGGGTCAGATTGAAGTTTTTGTGGATTATCCTCAGGGTGAAGTGAAAGGATTCGCGGTAGTTTGTCACCCCCATCCATTGCAAGGCGGTACACCACAACATAAGGTTCCGGTTTTACTGGCACAAATGTATCTGGAACGTGGCTGTATTGTGTATCGTCCAAGTTTCCGTGGTTCTGGTCAAAGTGAAGGTATACACGACGAGGGCTTCGGTGAAACGGATGATGTATTAGAAGTCATTCGGTTCGCTCGCAACCAGCATATTGCCCTGCCTTTTTATGCAGGCGGTTTTAGTTTTGGTGCGCATGTCATGGCAAAAAGCTATGCAGCCTTACCGGTAGAATTGCAACCAAAGCAAACCATTTTATGTGGTCTGCCGACTGCAACAGTGGCTGGTATTCGCCATTATGTGACGCCCGCCATTAAAGGCGACATTCTGTTCATTCATGGTGAAGCCGATGAGGTGACTTTGCTCTCAGATATGATTGAATGGGCAAAGCCACAACGCCATTTAGTGACCGTATTACCTGGTGCCAACCACTTCTTTACCGGCTATTTAAAGCAATTGCGGATCGCAATGACCCGGTACTTAGCGCTTGGCTAA